A genomic window from Nicotiana sylvestris chromosome 11, ASM39365v2, whole genome shotgun sequence includes:
- the LOC104231327 gene encoding protein At-4/1 has protein sequence MAATTDEAMESLLSSFDQIYDEFKNGAVEIQTLQADYITGSTKREALEFTVQRLQSENDRLRKLYAESLNTLAYKIESHSSCQSLKEDLKSVHHEFLQKENEYRRTIESLKRDHAERIQELESQIRRYQTEDAVNEATINQLRHDLVVHRSQIEALRRNLDQVSAEVDSRYHYEIQGLKDSLLVEQEEKNELNKRLQDMEKELFISRTKLVEYQQDLTSSQHMHTLKQKIMKLRKENEVLKRQIHERKEF, from the exons ATGGCGGCTACAACTGACGAAGCTATGGAGTCATTGCTTTCGAGCTTCGACCAAATATATGAC GAATTTAAAAACGGCGCTGTGGAGATTCAAACCTTGCAAGCGGACTACATTACGGGAAGTACGAAACGAGAAGCTCTTGAATTCACCGTACAGCGCCTTCAATCTG AAAATGATCGGTTGAGAAAGCTTTACGCTGAATCACTCAACACATTGGCATATAAG ATTGAAAGCCATTCAAGTTGCCAGAGCTTGAAGGAGGATCTGAAGAGTGTACATCATGAGTTTTTACAGAAAGAAAAT GAATACAGAAGAACTATTGAATCTCTTAAAAGGGATCATGCAGAGAGAATTCAAGAGTTGGAATCTCAAATCAG ACGATACCAAACTGAGGATGCTGTTAACGAAGCGACCATAAACCAGCTTCGCCATGATTTAGTTGTGCATAGGAGCCAAATAGAAGCTCTTAGAAGAAACTTGGATCAAGTGTCTGCTGAAGTAGACTCCAGAT ATCATTATGAGATTCAAGGTTTGAAGGACTCTCTCCTGGTTGAGCAAGAAGAGAAGAATGAGTTGAACAAGAGGCTCCAAGATATGGAAAAAGAAT TGTTTATCAGCAGAACAAAACTGGTAGAGTACCAACAAGATTTGACTTCAAGTCAACATATGCATACACTAAAGCAAAAGATAATGAAATTGAGGAAGGAGAATGAGGTTCTCAAAAGGCAGATACATGAAAGAAAGGAGTTCTAG